TGCAGCTTCAAAGGCTGTTTCGTCCGTGATAAACTTTGCTCCTTGGGCTGGGTGGGCGAGGTGACGATGCCTTGCCCTTGATGGTTGGAGAGATTACAGCTCGAATCTCGGGGCACCAAACTGGTTCTACATATTCGCTTGAGTGGGTGCTGCTAGCACTACGGGCGGTGATAGCAAAGCGTTTTGTTGCTAGCAAAGCAGGTGTTGTGGCGTGCTGTTGGTGAACGAACGGCCGCTGTATATTTGTTGCAACAGCAAGCTACTTCAACACTTAGGTCATCGCGTGCGATTTGCCAACGTCTGCCTGGAATCGATCGGTGCGGAAATTCCCGAAGAAACGTGGTCGAGCAGTGATATCGAATCTCGCTTGACGCCTCTTTACGACCGCCTGAAGCTGCCCGAAGGCAGGCTCGAATTGATGAGCGGCATTGCCCAGCGACGTGTCTGGCAACCGGGGACCGTGCCTAGCGGGCCAAGCATCCGTAGCGCCAATCATGCGATCGAAGCATCGTCCGTCGATCGCGATCAAATCGGATGTTTGATTCACGCCAGCGTATGCCGTGACTTCTTAGAGCCCGCGACGGCATCGCGGGTTCACCATGGCGTCGGTTTACCGAGTCGGTGTTGGGTCTATGACGTATCCAACGCATGTTTGGGCTTGATCAACGGTGCCGTGCAAATTGCGATGATGATCGAATCGGGTGCGATCGATGCAGGAATCGTGGTCGGGACCGAAAACAGCCGACCGTTGCTGGAGCAAACGATTGCGACGCTGAACGCCGACGTAAGTCTGTCCCGCAAGTCGGTGAAGCCCGCATTCGCGTCGTTGACCATCGGTTCGGGCAGCTGTGCGTGGTTGCTGTGCCATCGGCGGCTCTCTCAGCATGGCACAACGAT
This is a stretch of genomic DNA from Rubripirellula tenax. It encodes these proteins:
- a CDS encoding 3-oxoacyl-ACP synthase III, which translates into the protein MRFANVCLESIGAEIPEETWSSSDIESRLTPLYDRLKLPEGRLELMSGIAQRRVWQPGTVPSGPSIRSANHAIEASSVDRDQIGCLIHASVCRDFLEPATASRVHHGVGLPSRCWVYDVSNACLGLINGAVQIAMMIESGAIDAGIVVGTENSRPLLEQTIATLNADVSLSRKSVKPAFASLTIGSGSCAWLLCHRRLSQHGTTIDAAIAQSRTEFHDLCRSNHDTAGAEMAPLMDTDSERLMAEGIATGAEGFEQLLDVIGWDRGQVDRSICHQVGGRHRIAMLEAMGLPIGKDTITFPRLGNTGSVALPLTLAAAAVSGDLLPGNHTTMLGIGSGINSVMLAATWGQTAVAGNLAAQLGLIGVS